From Corvus moneduloides isolate bCorMon1 chromosome 4, bCorMon1.pri, whole genome shotgun sequence, one genomic window encodes:
- the C4H12orf50 gene encoding uncharacterized protein C12orf50 homolog: LLQQNYSKFSCFWETEPVGCRRISCDFFHRKPRNINGLYLPPSNNVPLKQDVQGGILHPAHRQDSLRNQENVLVPIHPPLIINLSDEEDDEEDDEEEDNYVSNWMPKTVTDIEEERAIRDICYKSGEYYGIQNPYKHQSTKSMSSPWQEELLPLEATEQNLQKGDGNTIPTRFTNTRKEKESTERRLTIESTPRTDHKSFDNGGSGGSVMQRNIFVDRNRFEAQPWEKERITSKYANVKETNHIELVKSHHCKEVKKNKRISEERRNSANALTGKGMYTLDPKVKPSYQQKVNKYDETASTSPYGRETGRYAHLNSPEPRRSAYVVYRTVTQKPKFNGPTAVPESYGQKGSKQKNQPDTNRRFWTPTENYGKYTSGSSNSPTWRKRNPRAKSFSKFKTTTQQSKEDTEVNRKGEKETSKGK; the protein is encoded by the exons ctccTGCAGCAAAACTACAGCAAATTCTCCTGTTTCTGGGAGACAGAGCCCGTAGGCTGTAGGAGGATAAGCTGTGACTTCTTTCACAGAAAACCCCGTAATATAAATGGACTTTATTTGCCACCTAGTAACA ATGTCCCATTGAAACAGGATGTCCAAGGAGGCATTCTGCATCCAGCCCATCGTCAAGACTCACTCAGAAATCAAGAGAATGTTTTAGTGCCAATTCACCCTCCACTGATTATAAACCTCAGTGATGAAGAGGACGATGAAGAGGATGATGAAGAGGAAGACAACT ATGTTTCTAACTGGATGCCTAAGACTGTTACAGATATTGAAGAGGAAAGAGCAATAAGGGATATATGCTATAAATCTG GAGAGTATTATGGGATTCAGAACCCTTACAAACACCAATCAACAAAATCCATGTCTTCACCATGGCAAGAGGAATTATTACCCTTGGAAGCTACTGAACAAAACTTGCAGAAAG GTGACGGTAACACAATTCCTACAAGATTTACtaatacaagaaaagaaaaagagagtaCAGAAAGGAGACTAACGATAGAGAGTACTCCCAGAACAGATCATAAATCCTTTGACAATGGAG GAAGTGGTGGTTCTGTGATGCAGAGGAACATATTTGTTGATAGGAACAGATTTGAGGCGCAACCTTGGGAAAAAGAACGAATTACATCAAAGTATGCCAATGTGAAAG AAACAAACCACATTGAACTGGTAAAGAGCCACCACTGTAAGgaagttaagaaaaataaaaggatttctGAGGAACGAAGAAATTCAGCTAATGCACTAACCGGCAAAG GAATGTACACTTTGGACCCCAAAGTAAAACCAAGTTACCAACAAAAGGTAAATAAGTATGATGAGACTGCTTCTACCAGTCCGTATGGGAGAGAAACTGGAAGATACGCTCATTTAAATTCTCCAGAACCTCGACGATCAGCATATGTAGTCTACCGGACTGTCACTCAAAAACCGAAATTCAATGGACCTACTG CAGTACCTGAGTCTTATGGTCAGAAAGGCTCCAAACAAAAGAATCAGCCTGACACCAATAGGAGATTTTGGACACCAACAGAAAACTATG GCAAATATACTTCAGGATCTTCTAATTCACCAActtggaggaaaagaaatccacGAGCAAAATCGTTCTCTAAATTTAAAACAACCACTCAG CAGAGTAAAGAAGACACGGAAGTGaatagaaaaggagaaaaagaaacatctaaagggaaataa